The following coding sequences are from one Lycium ferocissimum isolate CSIRO_LF1 chromosome 3, AGI_CSIRO_Lferr_CH_V1, whole genome shotgun sequence window:
- the LOC132049269 gene encoding protein NCA1-like produces MTSVFPFAGASRPDDSTLKKQESGEAVTVSPKCPFGYDSTLEKPRDDRNKQQAVQESNAKQESGEAATVSPKCPFGYDSTIKNPHDDQNKQLTVQESKPKQDSGESATVSPKCPFGYDTQTFKLGPFSCMICQALLYDCSRCVPCSHVFCKACISRFKDCPLCGADIEKIEADMNLQNVVDRFIEGHARIKRSQANNEEEDVGEKKTVIYEDASLERGAFLVQQAMRAFRANNICSAKSRFTMCADDIREQLQRMGNTSELCSQLGAVLGMLGDCSRATGDAVSAVTYFEESVNFLLKVPKDDLETTHTLSVSLNKIGDLKYYDGDLQAARSHYIQALDVRRNAIKQQSVPSQIVDVAISLAKVADIDRNLGDEYAAVEGFQEGIKLLQSLKLNPEEVSLEQRRLSVLEFLNSQLEKKQT; encoded by the exons ATGACCTCGGTTTTCCCTTTTGCTGGAGCTTCCAGACCTGATGATTCAACTCTTAAGAAACAAGAGTCTGGAGAAGCTGTAACCGTGTCACCTAAGTGCCCCTTTGGATATGATTCGACTCTTGAGAAACCTCGTGACGACCGAAATAAACAACAGGCTGTCCAGGAGAGTAATGCTAAACAAGAGTCTGGAGAAGCTGCAACTGTGTCACCTAAGTGTCCCTTTGGATATGATTCGACTATTAAGAACCCTCATGACGACCAAAATAAACAACTGACCGTCCAGGAGAGCAAGCCTAAACAAGATTCTGGAGAATCTGCAACTGTGTCACCTAAATGCCCCTTTGGATATGATACTCAAACATTTAAACTTGGTCCTTTTAGCTGCATGATATGTCAGGCGCTTCTTTATGATTGCAGCAGATGTGTGCCCTGTTCACATGTATTCTGCAA GGCATGTATCTCCCGGTTTAAGGACTGTCCATTATGTGGTGCTGATATTGAAAAGATTGAGGCCGACATGAATCTTCAGAATGTTGTTGATCGCTTTATTGAAGGCCATGCAAGGATTAAGAGGTCTCAAGCTAATAACGAAGAAGAAGATGTAGGCGAGAAGAAAACAGTTATATATGAGGACGCGTCTTTGGAGCGGGGAGCTTTCCTGGTTCAACAAGCCATGCGG GCTTTTCGTGCCAATAATATCTGTAGTGCAAAATCAAGATTTACTATGTGTGCGGATGACATCAGAGAACAGCTTCAGAGAATGGGGAATACATCAGAGTTGTGCTCACAACTTGGAGCAGTTCTTGGTATGCTTGGTGACTGCAG TCGAGCTACCGGAGATGCTGTATCTGCAGTCACTTACTTTGAAGAGAGTGTCAATTTCCTTTTGAAAGTACCTAAAGATGATCTAGAG ACCACACACACTCTTTCTGTTTCGCTAAACAAAATTGGAGATCTTAAATACTATGATGGAGATTTGCAAGCTGCAAGATCACATTATATTCAGGCGTTGGATGTTCGCCGCAACGCCATCAAGCAACAGTCTGTGCCATCTCAG ATAGTCGATGTGGCCATTTCCTTAGCAAAAGTGGCTGATATTGATCGAAATCTTGGCGATGAGTATGCTGCAGTTGAAGGATTTCAAGAAGGCATAAAGTTACTGCAATCCCTTAAACTAAATCCTGAAGAAGTTAGCCTCGAACAACGG CGGCTATCAGTGCTCGAGTTCCTCAACAGCCAGCTTGAAAAGAAACAAACTTGA